In one Paenibacillus sp. JQZ6Y-1 genomic region, the following are encoded:
- a CDS encoding ABC transporter ATP-binding protein/permease has translation MGRDLWKLEGIRRVMIWTALLTLVQSVVIIMQSVWLAQAVSGLFNGDALERQLGHIGGFVSAWILRQLLSMLLQKLAYRFAETTGQQLRRALMDKLFVLGPRYVMGQGTGNMVTLVREGIAKYRTYLELIIPRMLSNGLTPLLIGIWVLRLDWLSALILGLVFPILIAFMILLGLAAQKQMDRQWATYRVLSNHFVDSLRGLETLRFLGRSKAHGATIVRTSEQYRKATLSSMKVAFLSSFALDFFTMLTVAVVAVSLGLRLVNGGMLLEPALTILIIAPEFFVPIRSLGADYHATMDGKEAGEEIRRILQQSVVGEEMVEQQNGTNWIAAQPNAIWNQDSVLSLEHLSVVYGQSPMQQNIPSGQKESSSHSKQGLSGQAQASFRTQENVMTQDHYTALHDISFTWQGSGKIGVIGASGAGKSTLIDVLAGFLVPNEGTAYCQYEYSDNLQTIQPSIPHPTHTNDTDQNHANHADQINHINGNNDTNKSRVTNHSLNKASTVKTTSTNNYLSVNLHDPLWRSQTAYIPQQPYLFSASLLENIALYEPQATEQQVMQAALDAGLSGVVQQLPNGLHERIGEGGRSLSGGQEQRVALARALLGQRQVLLLDEPTAHLDIETEYELKQTMLPLFENRLVILATHRLHWMANMDHIIVMDKGTIAEQGSHSELLRRGGLYAQLIQEQWEGTA, from the coding sequence ATGGGCAGAGATTTGTGGAAGCTGGAAGGGATTCGACGTGTCATGATATGGACGGCATTACTCACGCTGGTGCAGTCGGTCGTCATCATTATGCAAAGCGTCTGGCTGGCACAGGCGGTCAGCGGACTCTTCAATGGGGATGCGCTAGAACGTCAGCTTGGTCATATCGGCGGTTTTGTGAGCGCATGGATTCTTCGTCAGCTGCTGTCCATGCTGCTACAAAAGCTAGCATATCGATTTGCCGAAACGACCGGACAACAGCTGCGTCGCGCGCTAATGGATAAGCTATTCGTGCTTGGACCGCGCTATGTAATGGGGCAAGGAACAGGAAATATGGTTACGCTAGTACGTGAAGGCATTGCCAAATACCGTACTTATTTGGAGCTAATCATTCCGCGCATGTTATCCAACGGCTTGACCCCGCTGCTTATTGGCATCTGGGTGCTGCGATTGGATTGGCTATCTGCACTGATTCTTGGATTGGTATTTCCGATCTTGATCGCATTTATGATTTTGCTTGGTCTGGCTGCGCAAAAGCAGATGGATCGGCAATGGGCAACGTATCGAGTGTTGTCTAATCATTTTGTTGATTCGTTGCGTGGATTAGAGACGCTGCGCTTTCTCGGTCGCAGCAAGGCGCATGGCGCGACCATTGTGCGGACGAGCGAGCAGTATCGCAAGGCGACATTATCTTCCATGAAAGTAGCATTTCTATCGTCGTTTGCATTGGACTTTTTTACCATGCTAACGGTAGCTGTTGTGGCAGTTAGTCTAGGTTTGCGATTGGTCAACGGTGGGATGCTGCTTGAACCAGCGCTAACTATTTTGATTATAGCGCCTGAATTTTTCGTGCCGATTCGTTCGCTTGGAGCAGATTATCATGCAACGATGGATGGCAAGGAAGCGGGCGAGGAAATTCGCCGTATTTTACAGCAGTCTGTAGTGGGCGAAGAAATGGTAGAACAGCAGAATGGTACAAACTGGATTGCTGCGCAACCAAATGCCATATGGAATCAGGATAGTGTGCTTTCGTTGGAACATCTATCTGTCGTTTACGGTCAATCGCCGATGCAGCAGAACATTCCATCTGGGCAAAAAGAGTCTTCCTCTCATTCAAAGCAAGGCTTATCTGGTCAAGCACAAGCTTCATTCCGCACGCAAGAAAACGTTATGACACAAGATCACTATACTGCTCTACATGATATTTCGTTTACATGGCAAGGGAGTGGCAAAATTGGCGTTATCGGCGCCAGTGGAGCGGGCAAATCTACCCTGATCGACGTACTTGCCGGTTTTCTCGTTCCGAATGAAGGCACAGCCTACTGCCAATATGAATATTCAGATAATCTGCAAACGATACAGCCGTCTATCCCACATCCAACACATACCAATGATACAGATCAAAACCATGCTAATCATGCAGATCAAATTAATCATATCAATGGAAATAATGATACAAACAAAAGTAGGGTTACCAATCATTCTCTCAATAAAGCTAGTACCGTCAAGACCACATCTACGAATAACTATCTTTCAGTCAACTTACATGATCCTTTGTGGCGGAGTCAGACCGCGTATATCCCGCAGCAGCCGTATCTATTCAGTGCGTCATTGCTGGAAAATATTGCTCTGTACGAACCGCAGGCAACGGAGCAGCAGGTAATGCAGGCAGCACTCGATGCTGGACTCTCTGGGGTAGTACAACAATTGCCCAATGGTTTGCATGAAAGGATCGGGGAAGGTGGGCGCAGTTTGAGCGGCGGTCAGGAGCAGCGGGTAGCACTGGCGCGGGCATTGCTTGGACAACGCCAAGTGCTGCTGCTGGATGAGCCGACTGCCCATCTGGATATTGAAACGGAGTACGAATTGAAGCAAACCATGCTGCCATTATTTGAGAATCGACTTGTTATTCTGGCGACGCATCGACTGCACTGGATGGCGAATATGGATCATATTATCGTAATGGACAAAGGTACAATCGCCGAGCAAGGATCACATAGCGAACTATTACGTCGCGGCGGTCTATACGCTCAGTTGATTCAAGAGCAATGGGAGGGAACCGCATGA
- a CDS encoding cytochrome ubiquinol oxidase subunit I: MDVIMLSRIQYALTTVFHFFFVPVSIGLVLLVALLETMYVVTKNEQYKVLTKFWGKLFLINFAVGVVTGILQEFQFGMNWSSYSRFVGDVFGAPLAVEALLAFFMESTFIGLWVFGWDRLSKKVHLLCIWLVTLGTTLSAFWILAANSFMQHPVGFTIQNGRAEMNDFLALLTNGQLLVEFPHTVFGSYLTGAFLMAGVSAYKLLRKQDVQLFKKTFKLGIIVGLISSLVVAFSGHDQAKYLVQTQPMKMAAAEGIWETTPEQAPWMLFGGIDTDNHRNSYEINFPLKGLLSYLSYGTFTGSVTGMNDLQAQYEQTYGDGQYIPPVKTTFWSFRFMVAGGGLLIVMSLIGAWMLLRRRTERMPKWYLWAMTWSIALPFLSNTTGWLMTEIGRQPWTVFGLMTTADSVSPNVSAGSVLFSIITFTLIYSVLGGVMVYLFVKVIKQGPVDEQPQDDHLHSDPFEMEGMKHAVS; encoded by the coding sequence ATGGATGTCATTATGTTATCACGCATTCAATACGCGCTCACAACCGTGTTTCACTTCTTCTTCGTGCCGGTATCGATTGGCCTTGTGCTACTCGTTGCCTTGCTGGAGACGATGTATGTTGTGACCAAAAACGAGCAGTACAAAGTATTAACCAAGTTCTGGGGAAAGTTATTTCTAATCAACTTTGCCGTTGGTGTGGTTACTGGGATTTTGCAGGAGTTTCAGTTCGGGATGAACTGGTCCAGCTATTCGCGTTTTGTCGGTGACGTATTCGGTGCGCCGCTGGCGGTCGAAGCATTGCTTGCCTTTTTTATGGAGTCGACCTTTATCGGGCTATGGGTATTTGGTTGGGATCGATTGTCGAAAAAGGTTCATCTGCTCTGTATCTGGCTGGTAACGCTCGGTACAACGCTATCAGCGTTCTGGATTCTGGCGGCGAACTCATTTATGCAGCATCCGGTTGGCTTTACGATTCAGAATGGACGTGCAGAGATGAATGACTTTCTGGCATTGCTGACCAATGGACAGCTGCTAGTGGAATTCCCGCATACTGTATTCGGTTCGTATCTGACAGGTGCCTTTCTCATGGCAGGTGTCAGTGCATACAAGCTGCTGCGTAAGCAGGATGTGCAGTTATTTAAAAAGACCTTCAAGCTCGGCATTATCGTCGGTCTGATCTCGTCGCTGGTTGTCGCATTCAGCGGTCATGATCAAGCAAAATATCTGGTACAAACGCAGCCGATGAAAATGGCGGCAGCGGAAGGCATCTGGGAAACAACACCAGAACAAGCACCGTGGATGCTATTTGGCGGTATAGATACAGACAATCACCGCAATTCCTATGAAATCAATTTCCCGCTGAAGGGTCTGCTCAGCTACCTGTCATATGGTACATTTACCGGTTCTGTGACGGGGATGAATGATCTGCAAGCACAATATGAGCAAACATATGGCGATGGACAATACATCCCGCCAGTAAAAACAACCTTTTGGAGCTTCCGCTTTATGGTAGCGGGCGGCGGTCTGCTGATCGTAATGTCGCTGATTGGCGCGTGGATGCTGCTCCGTCGCCGTACCGAACGTATGCCGAAGTGGTATTTGTGGGCGATGACATGGAGTATTGCGCTGCCGTTCCTTTCCAATACCACTGGCTGGCTGATGACAGAGATCGGACGACAGCCGTGGACGGTATTCGGACTGATGACAACAGCGGATAGCGTATCGCCCAATGTTAGCGCAGGTTCAGTGCTGTTCTCGATTATTACGTTTACGCTTATCTATTCTGTGCTGGGTGGCGTCATGGTCTATCTGTTCGTCAAAGTTATCAAACAAGGTCCGGTGGATGAGCAACCGCAAGACGACCATCTGCACAGCGATCCGTTTGAAATGGAGGGAATGAAGCATGCTGTCTCTTAA
- a CDS encoding CidA/LrgA family holin-like protein, whose translation MKLFKIIIQIALLYAFAWLGGMIQQWLHLSIPGSILGLLLLFVLLLCRVVPVSWIETGSNTLLFYLPLFFVPATVGVVNHLDLFVGKGLLLVAVVIISTAITIVIAGHVSQWLAIRMEKKAGVHTVEASETPLEPEWSLDASGERVIHLTEDEHASHSHVDEQQHSSNRIADPSPSLNPQQKQSANAPASTSGSSGRSPGHAVYREKGNR comes from the coding sequence ATGAAGCTGTTCAAGATCATCATCCAGATTGCGCTGCTGTACGCATTCGCCTGGCTGGGCGGTATGATTCAACAGTGGCTGCATCTGTCGATCCCAGGTAGTATTCTTGGATTACTGCTGTTATTTGTGTTGTTATTATGCCGGGTCGTTCCGGTATCGTGGATTGAGACGGGCAGCAATACGCTGCTTTTTTATTTGCCGCTGTTTTTTGTGCCGGCAACGGTCGGTGTAGTCAACCATCTCGATCTGTTTGTCGGTAAAGGTCTGCTTCTGGTCGCTGTGGTGATCATAAGCACCGCGATCACCATCGTCATTGCCGGTCATGTCAGTCAATGGCTGGCGATTCGTATGGAAAAGAAAGCCGGTGTCCATACAGTCGAAGCATCAGAGACACCGTTAGAACCGGAATGGTCGCTGGATGCTTCTGGTGAACGCGTGATCCATTTGACGGAGGATGAGCATGCTAGCCATAGCCATGTCGATGAGCAGCAGCATTCATCTAACCGGATCGCAGATCCATCGCCCTCTTTGAATCCGCAACAGAAGCAGTCAGCAAATGCACCTGCAAGCACATCAGGCAGTAGCGGTAGGTCACCGGGACATGCTGTGTACAGAGAGAAGGGGAATCGCTGA
- the cydB gene encoding cytochrome d ubiquinol oxidase subunit II, which produces MLSLNELWFVLIAVLFVGFFFLEGFDFGVGMSTMFVARNDKEKRLLINSIGPFWDGNEVWLLTAGGAMFAAFPNWYATLFSGFYLPFVALLLALIARGVAFEFRGKVGHTTWTKVWDWCIFLGSLLPPLLFGVAFSTMLKGLPIDGDMQMRAGFFDVINVYSLVAGVTTVMLCLVHGLMFAALRTTGELRERSHRLAQRLLVPLAGLLVLVAVLTALYTDAFRVRGTALIVMAVVGFVAFVLAGYFIQKRREGWAFGMTGALIALAISGVFVSLFPRVMVSSLGAMYDLTVYNASSGAYSLKVMTIVALSLLPFVLGYQIWSYFVFHKRLNEKTHLEY; this is translated from the coding sequence ATGCTGTCTCTTAATGAATTGTGGTTTGTGCTGATTGCGGTACTATTTGTTGGCTTCTTCTTTCTGGAAGGTTTTGATTTTGGCGTGGGCATGTCGACCATGTTCGTCGCTCGTAATGATAAGGAAAAGCGGTTGCTGATCAATTCTATCGGTCCGTTTTGGGATGGCAATGAGGTATGGCTCCTGACAGCGGGCGGTGCGATGTTTGCGGCATTTCCCAATTGGTATGCGACGCTGTTCAGCGGATTTTATCTGCCGTTTGTCGCGCTACTACTGGCATTGATTGCACGCGGGGTCGCATTTGAATTTCGCGGGAAGGTTGGGCATACCACTTGGACAAAGGTTTGGGATTGGTGTATTTTCCTAGGTAGTCTGCTGCCGCCGCTGCTGTTTGGCGTTGCCTTTTCCACGATGTTAAAAGGATTGCCGATTGATGGCGATATGCAGATGCGTGCTGGTTTCTTCGATGTGATCAATGTGTATTCGCTCGTAGCGGGTGTAACGACTGTGATGCTCTGCCTTGTGCATGGATTGATGTTCGCAGCGCTGCGCACGACAGGGGAGCTTCGCGAACGGTCGCATCGTCTGGCACAGCGCTTGCTCGTTCCACTAGCGGGATTGCTTGTGCTGGTAGCAGTATTGACGGCGCTGTATACCGACGCATTCCGTGTACGCGGTACGGCGCTGATCGTGATGGCAGTTGTTGGTTTTGTCGCTTTTGTACTGGCAGGTTATTTTATTCAGAAGCGTCGCGAGGGCTGGGCATTCGGTATGACAGGCGCATTGATTGCGCTGGCTATTTCCGGTGTGTTCGTCTCTTTATTCCCGCGCGTGATGGTGAGTTCATTAGGAGCGATGTATGATCTAACCGTGTACAATGCTTCATCCGGTGCATATTCACTGAAGGTGATGACGATTGTGGCGCTATCATTACTGCCATTTGTGCTAGGCTATCAGATTTGGAGCTATTTTGTATTCCATAAACGGTTGAACGAGAAGACACATTTGGAATATTAA
- a CDS encoding glycoside hydrolase family 1 protein, which yields MNMAPKGFPKNFLWGGATAANQLEGGYNEGGKGLSSADMIAYIPKDQRSKDMSHAMEITSQRIEDILNGSFEARFPKRDGIDFYHRYKEDIALFAELGFKVFRMSLHWARIFPNGYDEQPNEEGLQFYDNVFDELLKHGIQPLVTLSHYETPLGLTQKYNGWVSREVVDHYARYAETVFKRYKDKVKYWLTFNEINVITISAFTGGGVVVDRLDNKLQGMYQALHHQFVASSIATKLCHEIIPDAQIGCMLARMETYPNSCNPEDIRKAQLANQMNLFFTDVHARGEYPKFMDRYFEENNIVLQKEEGDDELLKQYTVDYISFSYYMTITVAEHPTGEEGVGNLVAGSVVNPHLESSDWGWQIDPIGLRVTLNAMYDRYQKPLFIVENGLGAYDKVEADGSIHDPYRIQYLRKHIEQMKEAVRDGVELMGYTAWGPIDLVSMSTSEMSKRYGFIYVDQDDDGNGTLARSKKDSFAWYQNVIATNGEEL from the coding sequence ATGAATATGGCACCAAAAGGTTTTCCAAAAAACTTCCTCTGGGGTGGCGCAACCGCAGCCAACCAACTGGAAGGCGGCTATAACGAAGGCGGCAAAGGTCTGTCCAGTGCCGATATGATCGCTTATATTCCTAAAGACCAACGTAGCAAAGACATGTCGCATGCGATGGAAATCACTTCCCAACGTATTGAAGATATTCTGAACGGCTCGTTTGAAGCTCGTTTCCCGAAACGTGATGGTATCGACTTTTATCATCGTTACAAAGAAGATATTGCACTGTTCGCCGAGCTGGGCTTCAAAGTATTCCGTATGTCCCTTCACTGGGCGCGCATCTTCCCGAACGGTTACGATGAGCAGCCAAATGAAGAAGGTCTGCAATTCTACGATAACGTATTCGATGAGCTGCTTAAGCATGGCATTCAGCCACTCGTAACGCTGTCTCACTACGAGACACCACTGGGTCTAACGCAAAAATATAACGGCTGGGTAAGCCGCGAAGTGGTCGATCACTACGCACGCTATGCCGAGACAGTATTCAAACGCTACAAAGACAAAGTGAAATACTGGCTGACCTTTAACGAGATCAATGTGATCACGATCAGTGCCTTTACGGGTGGTGGTGTAGTCGTAGATCGTCTGGATAACAAATTGCAGGGCATGTATCAAGCGCTTCACCATCAATTTGTTGCCAGCTCCATTGCAACCAAGCTGTGTCACGAGATCATTCCAGATGCACAAATCGGCTGTATGCTGGCTCGTATGGAAACGTACCCGAACAGCTGTAATCCAGAAGATATTCGTAAAGCACAGCTTGCCAACCAGATGAACCTGTTCTTTACCGATGTGCACGCACGCGGCGAATATCCAAAATTCATGGATCGTTATTTTGAAGAAAATAATATCGTACTGCAAAAAGAAGAAGGCGACGATGAGCTGCTCAAGCAGTACACTGTAGATTACATCTCCTTCAGTTACTATATGACAATCACTGTAGCAGAACATCCAACCGGTGAGGAAGGCGTCGGCAACCTTGTAGCCGGTAGCGTTGTGAATCCGCATCTGGAATCATCCGACTGGGGCTGGCAAATTGACCCTATCGGTCTGCGCGTGACACTGAACGCTATGTATGACCGTTACCAAAAGCCACTGTTTATCGTGGAAAATGGTCTCGGTGCTTATGACAAAGTAGAAGCAGACGGCTCCATCCATGATCCGTACCGTATCCAATATCTGCGCAAGCATATTGAGCAGATGAAAGAAGCGGTTCGCGATGGCGTAGAGCTGATGGGTTATACCGCATGGGGTCCCATTGACCTCGTGAGTATGTCCACCTCCGAAATGTCCAAACGTTATGGCTTCATCTATGTCGATCAGGATGACGACGGCAATGGTACACTAGCACGCTCCAAAAAGGATTCGTTCGCTTGGTATCAAAACGTGATCGCAACCAACGGCGAAGAGCTGTAA
- a CDS encoding LrgB family protein, which produces MMNIVLAVVIVVLTVFIYAMMAIIYKKYRLPFLMPALTGTAAIVILLVLFHVPYSTYMVGGQWINQLLGPGVVALAYPLYKQRQQLLKNWLPIVGGSLAGVFAGMLSGMLLALVCGFSRSFILSVVPKSVTTPVAIQIVNHLGGDSSLTSVFVMIAGFTGAVAGVYLLKLFRIRHMIGSGIALGSASHALGTAKALEIGERASSMSSIAMTISAIVASIIAPLVVWLVFH; this is translated from the coding sequence CTGATGAATATTGTACTAGCTGTCGTTATTGTTGTACTGACGGTATTCATCTATGCGATGATGGCGATAATTTACAAAAAGTATCGTTTGCCTTTTCTCATGCCAGCCTTGACAGGAACGGCGGCGATTGTAATTCTGCTGGTGCTATTTCATGTGCCGTATTCGACCTATATGGTTGGCGGGCAATGGATTAACCAGCTGCTTGGACCGGGTGTGGTAGCACTTGCGTATCCATTATACAAGCAGCGCCAGCAATTGTTGAAAAACTGGCTGCCGATTGTTGGCGGATCGCTGGCAGGTGTATTTGCTGGTATGCTGAGCGGTATGCTTCTAGCACTGGTTTGTGGATTCAGCCGCAGCTTTATTTTGTCAGTCGTACCCAAATCGGTCACCACGCCGGTAGCCATTCAGATCGTTAATCATTTGGGCGGCGATTCGTCCCTGACCTCGGTATTCGTGATGATTGCCGGATTTACTGGAGCAGTGGCAGGCGTATACTTGCTGAAACTGTTCCGTATTCGGCATATGATTGGCAGTGGGATCGCTCTTGGTAGTGCTAGTCATGCGCTTGGTACCGCCAAGGCGCTAGAGATTGGCGAACGCGCCTCATCGATGAGTTCCATTGCGATGACCATTAGCGCAATTGTCGCTTCCATCATTGCGCCCCTGGTCGTTTGGCTTGTTTTTCATTAA